GCACTGAAGCGTTTTTAGCGGCACTAAGGAGATTTGTCGGACGGCGAGGTTTGGTGGCGGAGATGTACTCAGATAACGGTACAAATTTTAGAGGTGCTTCAAATGAGCTGCAGGAATTATTCAAGTTGTTAAAGTCGAAAAACCATCAAGAGGCAGTTCAGCTGTGGACTGCCAATCAAGGAATTcaatggaaatttattccacctcgcGCCCCTCACTTCGGCGGTTTGTGGGAGGCGGCCGTAAAGTCACTAAAGCATCATTTGCTTAGAGTTTTAGGTACGTCGTCGTTGGCATTCGAGGATCTGGCAACGTTGCTGATCGAGATTGAGTCTTGTCTCAATTCACGACCTATCACCCCCATGACGGATGATCCACTAGATCAGGAAGTACTGACACCCGGGCATTTTCTAACTGGTTCACACATGCATCAAATCCCGGCAATCGATTTGCAAGAAATACCAGCAAATCGACTCAGTCATTGGCGCAGTGTTCAGCAACTAATGCAGCAGTTTTGGAAGCGTTCGCACACGGAGTATTTGCAACAGCTACAAGCCAGAGCAAAGTGGTTGGATCCAGCTACAGCTATTGGACCAGGAATGATGGTGTTAGTAAAAGAAGATAATACCCCTCCAACTCGATGGCCTAGGGGTCGCGTATTGGAAGTCCATACCGGAAAGGACGGAGTAGTCAGGGTGGTAACGTTGCGAACGGCGAATGCGAAAAATGTTGTGCGGCCAGTTTCCAAGATATACATACTACCAAAAGTAACACAAAACCCTTAGGTGTTAGGAGGCAAATAGGAAgttaaaacattcattttaggtggccggaatgttgCGCCTTACGATAGGCAATTCCCGCTGCAGTGTCGGAAGAACCGGTACGACACGAGTATTGGTGAGTGCGGGTACGCTTCACGCTCCAGGAGAGGTAGAATTACAGAAATAGTAGCGAATTACAATTAGTGTGTTAATAAAGCTCGAAGTTGAACAGGTCACAAAAAGAACCTAAGTCGAGTTAGTGAGTTGCGATTATAACGGATCCGAACCGGCCCTCAGTGCGAAAGCGTACAGTTGCACTCAGCAAAAGTGAAGCCAACTACCTTACAACTGTTTGCCGCAAATGGGACGCCAATAAAGGTTTATGGAGAAATTTTGCTGAAAGTGAATCTTGGCCTTCGTCGAGAATTTCTTTGGAGATTCCTGATTGCAGACGTATCGTCAGGGATTATTGGTGCCGATTTTCTACGAAATTTCGATTTATTAATCGATTTAAAACGAAATCGGCTAATCGACAACACTACTCGTCTTGAATCGGCCGGATCACCCGCGGCATCCTGTAAGTACTCCATAAAGTCTTATAATACAGTTTCTTCGTACGCAAATTTACTGGCAGAATTTCCGACCATCACTCGTCTTGCTCCACCGGGAACGGCCAGCCAATCGTCGATCTGCCATCGCAATCTCGACCGAGACGCTTGCCACCGGACAAACTCGAAGCAGCTCGTGCTGAATTCGAGCATTTGATGAAACTTGGCATCTGCAGACCATCAAGCAGCAACTATGCCAGCCCCCTGCATATGGTGAAAAAGGCGGACGGATCTTGGCGACCATGTGGAGACTACCGGGGAAGTGGCAGCTGTCATCCACAGTAAACAGACGCTCCGGTGTGATGCTCGTAAAAAAGCCGAAAATACCGTGCAAAAATAACGTGAGACGGCTAAAATAGTGTTTTAAATCGTTTATTACCGTGCACTTGTGAATTTTATCGTAAAATCCGAACAAAATAGGACGATGATCGCCTAATAACTGTGTTACAAGTCttccccatacattttgtatgggagacATAAAGTGTAAATTAAACACATTATAACCttaagggaaaaaaaaacaccaagtGACGTCAATAAAGCATTGTGCTGGCACCGATAAACAGTTTTCATAGCGGTGGAAGCGGAGAAATCGTCGCAAAAAGCGAGTAAAAAGTGCGTGAAAGATCGGCGcaagcggcgtcaggtgtgtcGTCGCGTGTGACTGTGCGCTCGAGCGACGCGTCAGCTCAGGAGATATTTCTACTCCACAGCGCCATCTATCCGCGAGTCCGCTGCCAGCGTTCCCCCGTGGAGTAAAACCAGCCTTAAAGCGCCGATTCTTCCCAAAAGATGTCCACCAGTCGAATCCTGCGCCCGAGGTCGGGATTGACGGACACCAGACCACCGATGGTGGTCGGGCGCAAACTGACGACCGGGCAAGCTTCAGCCACGAACGTCGCTGCAAGCGCCACTAATGCGGGTGCGGTAGCAGCAGCGACGGGAACACCAATGGAGCGGTTGAGAGAGCGACTGGAAGAGCAGCTGGCTCTCCTGCGCACGCAACTGGCGGAGCAGGCTGACCAGTACCGTAAAGACCTGGTGACGATGCAGGAAAATCATCGCTTGGAGGTTCTCCATCTGCGCGAAGAGAATCGCAAGGAGCGCGAAATGGTTGCAGGTCTGCTGGCGCAGCTGGCGTCAACACAGcaaacgcagcagcagcaacagcagctgccACAACAGCGAGcaggtgcggtgacggctacggcggtgccgtctccggaccaggaaggcggctcctgggccgaggtggtgcgccatAAGCCGGCAatccagcagccggctcagcagcaacagcggcagtggccgcagctcccgcaacggcagcagtcgcagcggcaacagcagcaacgtccgcagcaacatcaaagCGGACAGCGTTTGGCTGGgcagcaccaacaacaacagtggcagttgaaggGCCAGTTGCTGAGTAGGCAGAACCAGCAACAGCCACGAACGGCAGTGATGGCCAAAAAGTCGCGAAAGCGGCCGGATACAATCGAGGTAATTCCTGCTGACGGTATTAGCTACCTCGAGATGTATAAGGCGATACGCACGAGCTCACATCTCGACGGTATGCAGGAAAAAATTGGCGTTGGAAAGCGCACGCCAAAAGACACACTGCGGCTGCCGCTCAGCCGAGATGTGGACAGTGCCGAGTTGTGCCAACGCATCCGGCAAGCTATCGGCGATAAGGGAGCGGCGTCCGTTCGCACGGAGATGGCCGAGGTGCTGGTTACAAATATCGACTCCTTAGCGAACGAGGATCAGCTACGCaaggcggtgttgacggctctggGCAAGGAGCACTCGGAGGCCACCATCGaaatgtgggagcggcgagacggcacgatgCGTGCCCGCGTTCGTCTGCCTCGGACCGACGCAGATCATCTGGCCGGGAAACGCCTCCTCCTGGGGTATACCTCctgctgggtgtgggaggttCCGAAAACACCGTTGGCGGAGAaacggtgcttccgatgtctGGAGCGGGGCCACTTCGACGGCCAATGTTCGGGCGACGATCGCTCCAAGgtgtgtatccggtgtggcgcggaaggccacaaggcagtgACTTGCATCGGCAAAGTCCGCTGtctgaagtgtggcggcccgcacccgaTTGCCTCCGCCTTGTGCAACGCAGCTGCTTCACGATGATTGAGTTCCTCCAAATTAACATCGGGAAGAGCAGGAGTGCTCAGGACAttgcgctccagcgtatgagggaggagggagccgACGTGATGCTcgtcacggagctctatgctgtgccggccaacaacggAAACTGGGCGTCCGATGatgcactgaaggccgcgatcgtcaccagcggccaacggttccccatccagcgggtgaggagcgtgcaacACCCGGGCATCGTGGcggccgaggtggcgggcattgttgtcatctgctgctacattccgccAACGGTCGGCCttccggagttcgagcagcagatggaccggctggaggtgctagcgcgaggccacccttgcgtccTTTTAGCTggtgatttcaacgcgtggcac
This is a stretch of genomic DNA from Anopheles moucheti chromosome X unlocalized genomic scaffold, idAnoMoucSN_F20_07 X_unloc_1, whole genome shotgun sequence. It encodes these proteins:
- the LOC128307520 gene encoding uncharacterized protein LOC128307520; this translates as MSTSRILRPRSGLTDTRPPMVVGRKLTTGQASATNVAASATNAGAVAAATGTPMERLRERLEEQLALLRTQLAEQADQYRKDLVTMQENHRLEVLHLREENRKEREMVAGLLAQLASTQQTQQQQQQLPQQRAGAHQQQQWQLKGQLLSRQNQQQPRTAVMAKKSRKRPDTIEVIPADGISYLEMYKAIRTSSHLDGMQEKIGVGKRTPKDTLRLPLSRDVDSAELCQRIRQAIGDKGAASVRTEMAEVLVTNIDSLANEDQLRKAVLTALGKEHSEATIEMWERRDGTMRARVRLPRTDADHLAGKRLLLGYTSCWVWEVPKTPLAEKRCFRCLERGHFDGQCSGDDRSKVCIRCGAEGHKAVTCIGKVRCLKCGGPHPIASALCNAAASR